From a region of the Odontesthes bonariensis isolate fOdoBon6 chromosome 4, fOdoBon6.hap1, whole genome shotgun sequence genome:
- the cntf gene encoding ciliary neurotrophic factor produces MSTRRTRSTNGSDLSRTTAARAAAIAAQLHHECSILLELYRKKESLPPEVADGRLVSVPPSSSQLDTRDELWRLHSALLQCRSLLERAIAKEEEELGGGEKGEYENMRKTVKDRLSLLLINTGELLKATDGTTILTPSLEGLELDGPAVLFDLKLWVYRIFKEVDHWTKTAISTLQELPSGVAKERMRSTRLRSTRSTQR; encoded by the exons ATGTCAACCAGGCGGACCAGAAGTACGAACGGCTCGGACCTGAGCAGGACCACGGCGGCCCGGGCCGCAGCCATAGCTGCGCAGCTTCACCATGAGTGCTCCATCTTACTGGAGCTGTAT AGAAAGAAGGAGAGCCTCCCCCCAGAAGTGGCTGATGGCCGGCTGGTGTCTGTCCCTCCTTCTTCATCCCAGCTGGACACCAGAGACGAGCTCTGGCGTCTGCACTCTGCTTTGCTGCAGTGCCGCAGCTTGCTGGAGAGAGCCATTgccaaagaggaagaggagctggGTGGTGGGGAGAAGGGCGAGTATGAGAACATGAGGAAGACGGTAAAGGACAGACTGTCGCTCCTCTTAATCAACACTGGAGAACTCCTCAAAGCTACTGATGGTACTACCATCTTGACTCCTAGCTTGGAGGGCTTGGAG TTAGATGGTCCGGCAGTTCTGTTTGATCTGAAGCTTTGGGTCTACCGGATCTTCAAAGAAGTGGACCACTGGACCAAGACGGCCATCAGTACCTTGCAAGAGCTGCCGTCAGGTGTTGCCAAAGAGCGAATGAGGAGCACGCGATTAAGGAGCACGAGAAGCACTCAGAGATGA